GGGATAACCGTCAGCGGGTCTATGAGGCGATCGCCCCTAACGATCAGCGCGAAAAGGTCTTTGCTCATTGGTTACAGCGTGACCAAGCAAAATTAGGGGCCGTGTCCAACCCCTGTATAAATAGATTTATTCAGGAGGCTTAGACCCGTGATCGAAATACTCGTTGTGCAGCTCTCCCTTGGCAATCCCAAACAATCTCAAGATTTGCTCTGCGGTATCGGGACGTTTTATGCCCTTGCGGAAAGCGCCTTTGCTCTTCTGGTAGCCCCTAGACTGTGCCAGATCATAAGCCTCACTGAGGGTGAGGGCACTACCGGGGGCATGAGCTCGCCCAAGAGATTCAGCGACCGGGGCGATCGCCCTTGGTAATTCTCTCAGGCGCTCAACTTTTTTAGGCGCTGATCGAGCTCTTGGATTTGCTGTTGGATGTCAGCAAGCTCTGGAATTTCCCGATTCTCTGATGGGAGATCCAAAAATTCTCGCAGTCCCTCAATCACGATATCGGTCTTGGATCGCCCTGTAGCTTCCGACAACTGCTCAATTTTTTCGAGCATCTCTACCGGGCATCGGAATGAAATTAACGGTGTTTTAGCCATGTGTTATACAGTGTTTACAACTTGACTAACAAATACCTGCTAGTGTATACATATTGTATTGCAATGTATACGCTATTTTCACTGCTGTCTTTAATGGGGATTATCGCAAGCAAGTAAAAAAGCCTGAAAACCCCAATAGGTAAGGGATTCCGAGCTTACTCGATAATTATCACCTTTGAGCGCCCCTAGGAGGAGGCGAAAAGCTATGTCTGACAAGGGGTTTGACCCCTGAAGTCGTTGCGCGAGCATTAAGGTCTGCGGATAGCCCATAACATACTTTTGTTGAACTTGTGCGCTTTTATCAACCCCTTAAGGGCTTGGGAGCGTTTTATACGAGTGCGGGGAAATTTCGGGGGCGATCGCCCCTATATCGCAAAAAGGAGTTACCCCATCAGAGCTATAGTCGAGAAGAAAACCATCATTCACTCAACAAGGCTATGTCAGAAGAGAAACTAGACCGGATCGAAGCAGCCCTAGAGCAATTGGATAAGGATGTGCAAACGCTCCAAACAGAGCTTCAGCAATCCCAAAAATGGCAGGACAGGACATGGGATGTTGTGAAGTGGGTAG
This region of Picosynechococcus sp. PCC 7002 genomic DNA includes:
- a CDS encoding ribbon-helix-helix protein, CopG family, which codes for MAKTPLISFRCPVEMLEKIEQLSEATGRSKTDIVIEGLREFLDLPSENREIPELADIQQQIQELDQRLKKLSA